From the Amycolatopsis thermoflava N1165 genome, one window contains:
- the pqqE gene encoding pyrroloquinoline quinone biosynthesis protein PqqE has translation MDSPFGLLAELTYRCPLACPYCSNPVNLAGYSGELTTDEWRRVLAEARDLGVLQCHLSGGEPLLRRDLVDLVAHAHGLGLYTNLVTSAFGLSRPRAEQLRAAGLDHVQISVQADEPAVSDRIAGTPSFRRKIEAMGVVKELGWPLTVNVVLHRHNIDRVAGVLGLAEEVGADRVELANTQYYGWAWRNRDALLPSRAQLAAAEVVVRAARERLRDRMDVIYVLPDYYSRYPKPCMGGWASRQLTVTPNGDVLPCPAAQSLPLPRASVREESLERIWAGSPVMSAFRGTDWMPEPCRSCARRELDFGGCRCQAFLLTGDAARTDPVCHLSPDHHLVARAVEAANADSPDGDRSLIPRPHRVRRVER, from the coding sequence ATGGATAGTCCCTTCGGGTTGCTCGCCGAGCTGACCTACCGCTGCCCGTTGGCTTGCCCGTACTGCTCCAACCCGGTGAACCTGGCCGGCTACTCCGGCGAGCTGACCACCGACGAGTGGCGGCGGGTGCTGGCCGAGGCCAGGGATCTGGGTGTTCTGCAGTGCCATCTGTCGGGCGGGGAACCGTTGCTGCGGCGCGATCTGGTGGACCTCGTGGCGCACGCCCACGGCCTCGGCCTCTACACCAATCTGGTGACCAGCGCCTTCGGGCTCTCGCGGCCGAGGGCCGAGCAGCTGCGGGCCGCCGGTCTGGACCACGTGCAGATCAGTGTCCAGGCCGACGAGCCGGCCGTGTCCGACCGGATCGCCGGAACCCCGTCCTTCCGGCGGAAGATCGAGGCGATGGGCGTGGTGAAGGAGCTGGGCTGGCCGCTGACCGTGAACGTGGTGCTGCACCGGCACAACATCGACCGCGTTGCCGGAGTGCTCGGCCTGGCCGAGGAGGTGGGCGCCGACCGGGTGGAGCTGGCCAACACCCAGTACTACGGCTGGGCCTGGCGGAACCGGGACGCGCTGCTGCCGAGCCGGGCCCAGCTCGCGGCGGCGGAGGTCGTCGTGCGGGCGGCCCGCGAGCGGTTGCGCGACAGGATGGACGTCATCTACGTCCTGCCCGACTACTACAGCCGCTACCCGAAGCCCTGCATGGGTGGCTGGGCGTCCCGGCAGCTGACCGTGACCCCGAACGGCGACGTTCTGCCCTGCCCGGCCGCGCAGTCCCTGCCGTTGCCGCGGGCCAGTGTGCGGGAGGAGTCGCTGGAGCGGATCTGGGCCGGGTCGCCGGTGATGTCCGCGTTCCGCGGGACGGACTGGATGCCGGAGCCGTGCCGGAGCTGCGCCCGGCGGGAGCTGGATTTCGGTGGCTGCCGCTGCCAGGCCTTCCTGCTCACCGGAGACGCCGCCCGCACCGACCCGGTGTGCCACCTCTCGCCCGACCATCACCTGGTCGCCCGGGCGGTGGAGGCCGCCAACGCCGACTCGCCCGACGGCGATCGGTCGCTGATCCCGCGCCCGCACCGGGTTCGCCGGGTTGAGCGCTAG
- a CDS encoding manganese efflux pump MntP family protein yields MLVLGFVLSLDNFRVSIALGTVPFGLKRAVQVALVFGLWDTVMPLLGLLIGQRIGDAFGVVANVVGAAALGGYGLYLLVSALRHPEPDELDHPWALFGIPLTLSLDNLFAGGSLGILGLSPWFSAAVFGVMTAVLSLVGLQLGRAAARLIRIRSDLLSGLALIVAAATLQVLFGG; encoded by the coding sequence GTGCTCGTCCTCGGTTTTGTGCTCAGTCTCGACAATTTCCGGGTTTCGATCGCGCTCGGCACCGTCCCGTTCGGTCTGAAGCGCGCGGTGCAGGTGGCGCTGGTCTTCGGGCTCTGGGACACGGTCATGCCCCTGCTGGGGCTGTTGATCGGTCAGCGGATCGGGGACGCGTTCGGGGTCGTTGCCAACGTAGTGGGCGCCGCCGCCCTCGGCGGGTACGGTCTCTACCTCCTCGTCTCCGCCCTGCGCCATCCCGAGCCGGACGAACTGGACCATCCATGGGCGCTGTTCGGCATCCCGCTGACGCTGAGCCTGGACAACCTGTTCGCCGGGGGGAGCCTGGGGATCCTCGGGCTCTCACCGTGGTTCTCGGCCGCGGTGTTCGGCGTCATGACGGCGGTGCTGTCGCTGGTCGGGCTCCAGCTCGGGCGGGCCGCGGCGCGCCTCATCCGCATCCGCTCGGACCTGCTGAGCGGGCTCGCCCTGATCGTCGCCGCCGCGACGCTGCAGGTGCTGTTCGGCGGCTAG
- a CDS encoding MSMEG_3727 family PQQ-associated protein, translating to MTTTQERVDLLNELGLDAQNKAALGQVLGTGSIGKATERADGRMEATIRIRPDEISWDPSILVMPHGGDIELELVNDDLNTHCALLPSNGDRKFIWLVNHSKGKATLNLDGPGYYWFSSPTGNDEGRGLTGAIVVLGDVPPEARLDRPNQPRP from the coding sequence CACTCAGGAACGGGTCGACCTGCTGAACGAGCTCGGGTTGGACGCGCAGAACAAAGCGGCACTGGGTCAGGTGCTGGGGACCGGGAGCATCGGGAAGGCGACGGAGCGGGCGGACGGCCGGATGGAGGCGACGATCCGGATCCGGCCCGACGAGATCAGCTGGGACCCCTCCATTCTCGTCATGCCGCACGGCGGTGATATCGAACTCGAACTCGTCAACGACGACCTGAACACGCATTGCGCGCTGCTGCCGAGCAACGGCGACCGGAAATTCATCTGGCTGGTGAACCATTCGAAAGGAAAAGCGACACTCAACCTCGACGGCCCTGGCTACTACTGGTTCAGCTCGCCCACGGGCAACGACGAGGGCCGGGGACTGACCGGCGCCATCGTCGTGCTGGGAGACGTTCCGCCGGAGGCTCGCCTCGACCGTCCCAACCAGCCGCGGCCCTAG
- a CDS encoding PQQ-dependent dehydrogenase, methanol/ethanol family — MTVEYVDAGEAIDQGRLSGKVAGGEVAPPVVRDVGYERILNARSEPQNWLTYYGAYNGQRYSPLDQINTENVKRLGPAWVFQAGTTGLIAGASTYSFEAAPIVVDGVMFLAGWDGWVWALDAKTGVEIWRYKHAVPFDVSLCCGNVNRGVAVAAGKVFFVTANAHVLALDATTGKRVWDQTYGDVRAGESATVAPLIVKNKVIVGSSGGEFGVRGHLDAFDLETGEHQWRCYTVPKPGEPGSDTWPADGEAWARGGANCWITSTFDPETNLLYVGTGNPAPDFDGGVREGDNLYTDSIIAVDVDSGQIRWHHQCTPHDVWDYDSIGECILFESEGRKLLGHFDKNGYFFVLDRTDGALVQVTPFVDRITWGAITRDGKVTAKVYPDEEGVPVHFYPGPAGAKEWTHAAYSPRTELFYVPVQDVGATATRRRREFKESIPYWGAGVQVDIEDMTGSISAFDANGEEKWRWRNELPMCASVLVTGGDLVFAGEPSGEFNALDARTGELLWQFQCGSGHHSNPTTYMVDGRQYVAVPVGWGAWSEGFLPGMLGAGHGSALIVFALPETS; from the coding sequence ATGACGGTCGAGTACGTGGACGCGGGCGAGGCCATCGACCAGGGAAGGCTGAGCGGCAAGGTCGCCGGCGGAGAGGTCGCGCCGCCGGTGGTCCGCGACGTCGGGTACGAGCGCATCCTGAACGCCCGGTCCGAGCCCCAGAACTGGCTCACCTACTACGGCGCCTACAACGGCCAGCGGTACAGCCCGCTGGACCAGATCAACACCGAGAACGTCAAGCGGCTCGGTCCCGCGTGGGTGTTCCAGGCCGGTACGACCGGCCTCATCGCGGGCGCGTCGACCTACTCGTTCGAGGCCGCCCCGATCGTCGTCGACGGGGTCATGTTCCTCGCCGGCTGGGACGGCTGGGTCTGGGCGCTCGACGCGAAGACAGGTGTCGAGATCTGGCGGTACAAGCACGCGGTCCCGTTCGACGTGTCGCTGTGCTGCGGGAACGTCAACCGCGGGGTCGCCGTCGCGGCCGGGAAGGTGTTCTTCGTAACGGCGAACGCGCATGTGCTCGCGCTCGACGCCACCACAGGCAAACGGGTCTGGGACCAGACCTACGGTGACGTGCGGGCCGGCGAGAGCGCCACGGTCGCGCCGCTGATCGTGAAGAACAAGGTCATCGTCGGCAGCTCCGGCGGGGAGTTCGGCGTGCGCGGCCACCTGGACGCGTTCGACCTCGAGACCGGCGAGCACCAGTGGCGCTGCTACACGGTTCCGAAGCCCGGGGAGCCCGGCTCCGACACCTGGCCCGCGGACGGCGAGGCGTGGGCGCGTGGCGGCGCGAACTGCTGGATCACCAGCACCTTCGACCCGGAGACCAACCTGCTGTACGTGGGCACGGGCAACCCGGCGCCCGACTTCGACGGAGGCGTGCGCGAGGGCGACAACCTCTACACCGACAGCATCATCGCCGTCGACGTCGACTCCGGACAGATCCGCTGGCACCACCAGTGCACCCCGCACGACGTGTGGGACTACGACAGCATCGGTGAATGCATCCTGTTCGAGTCGGAGGGACGCAAGCTGCTCGGTCACTTCGACAAGAACGGCTACTTCTTCGTCCTGGATCGCACCGACGGCGCGCTGGTCCAGGTCACTCCCTTCGTGGACCGGATCACGTGGGGGGCGATCACGCGGGACGGCAAGGTGACGGCCAAGGTGTACCCCGACGAGGAGGGGGTGCCGGTCCACTTCTACCCGGGGCCCGCCGGCGCCAAGGAATGGACCCATGCGGCCTACAGCCCCAGGACCGAGCTGTTCTACGTCCCGGTGCAGGACGTCGGTGCCACCGCGACCCGGCGGCGCCGGGAGTTCAAGGAGAGCATTCCCTATTGGGGCGCCGGTGTTCAGGTGGACATCGAGGACATGACGGGCAGCATCAGCGCGTTCGACGCCAACGGCGAGGAGAAGTGGCGCTGGCGCAACGAACTCCCGATGTGCGCCTCGGTGCTGGTGACCGGTGGCGATCTGGTGTTCGCCGGTGAACCCTCCGGGGAGTTCAACGCCCTCGACGCCCGCACGGGGGAGCTGCTGTGGCAGTTCCAGTGCGGGAGCGGTCACCACAGCAACCCGACGACCTACATGGTCGATGGCAGGCAGTACGTCGCCGTGCCGGTCGGATGGGGCGCCTGGTCGGAGGGATTCCTCCCCGGCATGCTCGGCGCCGGTCACGGAAGCGCGCTGATCGTGTTCGCTCTCCCGGAGACGTCGTAG
- a CDS encoding PucR family transcriptional regulator, protein MADDLQDIVDNLAERLQRSVAIDDPHIRLLAASRHFGDEDATRVSSVLNRSVDPQLCEQILAQGIAHWTTPGRVIVPLEGALPRLCIPIRCTGLLLGYLWLIDAGATLGGQDQDVAREAAGHAGVVLYRRLIVHERSRARHEAILRELVATDRAIRSQAADDLRAEQLFPATGMYFQVLGMRHQGPDGIAAPQTVAMEAAVEDAQTWMSQRSAAPACALTATNKSRAWLMLAQPQPPSRQELDTICGRLTARFDRLTQDGDRLVLGIGGLAHHIEDIAESYRQAFLAVRAAQLVPSIGPGACWDELGPYQLLLKMPTEDLLAAAQVPALVALEREDGNRGLVATLEAFLDNAGDVARTARHLNVHRATLYHRLKRIEQLTGCELSQGDDRLTLHLGLKLRNLAAAHRNETAGGKPARIRSVS, encoded by the coding sequence ATGGCCGATGACCTGCAGGACATCGTCGACAACCTGGCCGAACGGTTGCAACGGTCGGTGGCGATCGACGACCCGCACATCCGGTTGCTGGCGGCGAGTCGTCATTTCGGTGACGAGGACGCAACGCGAGTGTCGTCGGTGCTGAATCGCTCCGTCGACCCGCAACTCTGCGAGCAGATCCTCGCGCAAGGCATCGCGCACTGGACAACGCCGGGCCGGGTGATCGTGCCACTGGAGGGCGCCCTGCCGCGGCTGTGCATCCCGATCCGCTGCACCGGGCTGCTGCTGGGCTACCTGTGGCTCATCGACGCCGGCGCCACACTCGGCGGTCAGGACCAAGACGTCGCCCGGGAAGCGGCCGGTCACGCCGGCGTGGTTCTGTACCGGCGGCTCATCGTGCACGAACGCAGCAGGGCACGGCATGAGGCGATCCTGCGGGAACTCGTCGCCACCGATCGTGCCATCCGCTCCCAGGCCGCGGACGACCTTCGGGCCGAGCAACTGTTCCCCGCCACCGGCATGTACTTCCAGGTCCTCGGCATGCGGCACCAGGGGCCGGACGGCATCGCTGCCCCGCAGACCGTGGCCATGGAAGCCGCCGTCGAAGATGCCCAGACCTGGATGTCCCAGCGCTCGGCAGCCCCCGCCTGCGCCCTGACGGCCACCAACAAGTCCCGGGCATGGTTGATGCTCGCCCAGCCCCAACCGCCGTCTCGTCAGGAGCTGGACACGATCTGCGGCAGGCTCACCGCGCGGTTCGACCGGCTCACCCAGGACGGCGACCGGCTCGTGCTGGGCATCGGCGGCCTCGCCCACCACATCGAGGACATCGCCGAGTCCTATCGCCAGGCCTTCCTCGCCGTGCGCGCGGCACAGCTCGTGCCCTCCATCGGACCAGGCGCTTGTTGGGACGAACTCGGCCCATACCAGCTCCTGCTGAAGATGCCCACCGAGGACCTGCTCGCCGCCGCTCAGGTGCCCGCGCTCGTCGCCCTGGAACGGGAAGACGGCAATCGCGGGCTAGTCGCGACCCTGGAGGCGTTCCTCGACAACGCCGGCGACGTCGCCCGCACCGCGCGACACCTGAACGTCCACCGAGCGACGCTGTACCACCGGCTCAAGCGGATCGAACAGCTCACCGGCTGCGAGCTGAGCCAGGGCGACGACCGGTTGACCCTGCACCTGGGATTGAAGCTGCGCAACCTCGCCGCTGCCCACCGCAACGAGACGGCCGGAGGCAAGCCGGCGAGAATTCGCTCGGTGTCCTGA
- the pqqA gene encoding pyrroloquinoline quinone precursor peptide PqqA, whose protein sequence is MESELVVWETPEFEEIGVAPEVTMYVAQMED, encoded by the coding sequence ATGGAGTCCGAGCTCGTTGTGTGGGAGACGCCCGAGTTCGAGGAGATCGGAGTCGCGCCCGAAGTGACCATGTACGTCGCGCAGATGGAGGACTGA
- a CDS encoding MFS transporter — translation MSVEKVSRSQAAAEEPSLRRTVTAASIGNFVEWYEFAVYGVVAAFISNAMFPSGDPTAAMLNTWAAYGIAFLVRPVGGVLLARLGDRYGRRHILYVTITLMSIATFAIALIPSFATIGIAAPILLICARIAQGIAAGGELAGAAAFLYEHAPAHRRARMISFLGMSTFCATVLGSTLGTVLTVALPAEAMQSWGWRVVFATALPLGFVGLYIRRSLTETPEFQQMHAQRDTTTAAPGSESFWLAMRQNRRAILLYLGFGTFYSIAIYVSVAAYLAYMLANGFPKEAALTINTVAGLTIIVGIVLTGGLGDRIGRKPILIGGASAMAVAVVPTFLLGSTGTFALGLLGALIFVIPLSVFLTPAVINVVELFPAKVRVTAGTAAFNLTVIIGGFMPFVAVWLTEATGSHLAFPAFVAAMAILALAVVVVWYREPEADLASTQAEGEGRR, via the coding sequence GTGAGTGTCGAGAAAGTGAGCCGGTCTCAGGCCGCAGCTGAAGAACCGAGCCTGCGCCGCACGGTGACCGCCGCGTCGATCGGGAACTTCGTCGAGTGGTACGAGTTCGCCGTCTACGGCGTGGTCGCCGCCTTCATCTCGAACGCGATGTTCCCTTCCGGCGACCCCACTGCCGCCATGTTGAACACCTGGGCGGCGTACGGGATCGCGTTCCTCGTGCGGCCGGTCGGCGGTGTGCTCCTGGCGCGCCTCGGCGACCGCTACGGCCGACGCCACATCCTCTACGTCACGATCACGCTGATGTCGATCGCGACGTTCGCGATCGCACTGATCCCCTCCTTCGCGACCATCGGGATCGCCGCGCCGATCCTGCTGATCTGCGCTCGCATCGCCCAGGGCATCGCGGCCGGCGGCGAGCTGGCCGGCGCCGCCGCGTTCCTCTACGAGCACGCGCCGGCGCACCGTCGGGCAAGGATGATCAGCTTCCTCGGCATGAGTACGTTCTGCGCCACGGTTCTGGGTTCGACACTGGGGACCGTGCTCACCGTGGCACTGCCGGCCGAGGCGATGCAGTCGTGGGGGTGGCGCGTGGTCTTCGCCACGGCCCTGCCCCTCGGGTTCGTCGGCCTCTACATCAGGCGTTCGCTCACGGAGACGCCCGAGTTCCAGCAGATGCACGCGCAGCGGGACACCACGACGGCCGCACCCGGCTCGGAGAGCTTCTGGCTGGCCATGCGACAGAACAGGCGCGCCATCCTGCTGTACCTGGGCTTCGGAACGTTCTACTCGATCGCGATCTACGTCAGTGTCGCCGCCTACCTCGCGTACATGCTCGCCAACGGATTCCCGAAAGAAGCCGCGCTGACGATCAACACCGTCGCCGGTCTCACGATCATCGTGGGAATCGTGCTCACGGGCGGCCTTGGCGATCGAATCGGACGCAAGCCGATCCTGATCGGCGGCGCCAGCGCCATGGCCGTGGCGGTCGTGCCGACCTTCCTGCTGGGCTCCACCGGCACGTTCGCCCTCGGGTTGCTGGGGGCACTGATCTTCGTCATCCCCCTGTCGGTGTTCCTCACTCCGGCTGTCATCAACGTGGTGGAGCTCTTCCCGGCCAAAGTTCGTGTCACAGCTGGTACCGCGGCCTTCAATCTCACGGTCATCATCGGCGGATTCATGCCGTTCGTCGCGGTGTGGCTCACCGAAGCCACGGGCTCCCACCTGGCCTTCCCGGCCTTCGTCGCAGCGATGGCGATCCTCGCGCTCGCCGTGGTAGTCGTGTGGTACCGCGAGCCGGAGGCCGATCTGGCATCGACCCAGGCGGAAGGAGAGGGGCGACGATGA
- a CDS encoding NAD(P)/FAD-dependent oxidoreductase yields the protein MVRVAHPVTRGSGSMATDVVVIGSGVVGASIALELARRGRRVTVVDKAGSAGHGSTAASSAVVRFNFSTLASVSAAWEAHFAWRSWAEHLGREVGDLARFERCGLAMLDVPAAPRSMYLPLFKEVGVPFEEWSSADLAERIPGIDVGRYWPPKRIDDDLFWTAAEDTLGAVYTPDAGFVSDPALAAQNLAAAAKACGAEFRFHTTVHGVERAHGRVTAVTCADARIPCGVVVNAAGPWSTRINGLAGVGADFTVTCRPLRQEVAHVAAPAGYRGTDGVGISIADMDLGTYLRGEVGGGLLVGGTEPECDPLQWVDDPDAVTTHPTMPVFEAQVTRAARRLPELAIPNRARGVVGVYDVADDWTPIYDRTELNGFYVAMGTSGNQFKNAPVVGKFLAAIIEQTENGVDHDERPARFVGEHTGLEIDLSAFSRKRPYNAENSGTVLG from the coding sequence GTGGTTCGCGTCGCGCACCCGGTAACGCGAGGGAGTGGGTCTATGGCCACGGATGTCGTGGTGATCGGGTCGGGTGTCGTGGGTGCGTCGATCGCGCTGGAACTCGCCCGGCGTGGCCGACGGGTGACGGTCGTCGACAAGGCCGGGTCGGCGGGGCACGGCTCTACGGCGGCGTCGAGCGCGGTGGTGCGGTTCAACTTTTCCACCCTGGCCAGCGTCTCCGCGGCTTGGGAGGCACACTTCGCCTGGCGGTCGTGGGCGGAGCACCTCGGCCGCGAGGTCGGGGACCTCGCCCGGTTCGAGCGGTGCGGGTTGGCGATGCTGGATGTCCCGGCCGCGCCGCGCTCGATGTACCTGCCACTGTTCAAGGAGGTCGGCGTCCCGTTCGAGGAATGGTCGAGTGCGGATCTGGCGGAACGGATACCCGGTATCGACGTCGGCCGGTACTGGCCACCGAAGCGCATCGACGACGATCTGTTCTGGACCGCGGCCGAGGACACGTTGGGCGCGGTGTACACGCCCGACGCGGGTTTCGTGAGCGATCCCGCGCTGGCGGCGCAGAACCTGGCCGCTGCCGCGAAAGCCTGTGGTGCCGAGTTCCGGTTCCACACGACCGTGCACGGAGTCGAGCGGGCCCACGGCCGGGTGACGGCGGTGACGTGTGCCGATGCCAGGATCCCGTGTGGTGTGGTGGTCAACGCCGCGGGCCCCTGGTCGACGCGGATCAACGGACTCGCCGGCGTCGGCGCCGATTTCACGGTGACGTGCCGGCCGTTGCGTCAGGAAGTCGCACACGTGGCCGCTCCTGCGGGATACCGCGGCACCGATGGAGTCGGGATTTCCATCGCGGACATGGACCTCGGGACGTACCTGCGTGGCGAGGTCGGTGGCGGCCTGCTGGTCGGCGGTACGGAACCGGAGTGTGATCCCCTGCAGTGGGTGGATGACCCAGACGCGGTCACCACGCATCCGACGATGCCGGTGTTCGAGGCGCAGGTCACCCGGGCCGCGCGGCGGCTGCCGGAGTTGGCGATACCCAACCGCGCCCGCGGGGTCGTCGGTGTCTACGACGTCGCCGACGACTGGACGCCCATCTACGACCGCACGGAGCTGAACGGGTTCTACGTTGCCATGGGCACCAGCGGCAACCAGTTCAAGAACGCGCCAGTCGTTGGAAAGTTCCTCGCGGCGATCATCGAGCAGACCGAAAACGGCGTCGATCACGATGAACGGCCGGCGCGGTTCGTCGGCGAGCACACCGGACTGGAGATCGACTTGTCGGCGTTCTCCCGCAAACGTCCTTACAACGCCGAGAACTCGGGCACGGTCCTGGGCTGA
- the pqqB gene encoding pyrroloquinoline quinone biosynthesis protein PqqB, whose translation MEWRWTAGPAPSGGPAGEETEGVVLLRVLGSAAGGGSPQWNCGCPVCTAVRSGAGPARTQSSVAVSADRRRWFLINASPDVRTQIEAFPALHPHEDRTTPLEAVLLTDAELDHTLGLLMLREARAGLSLYATPAVHKTLRDGSGLLPALERYCPVQWRAVVPGVGMSLDGGLSCRAFDVPTTKRSRFGPGEDHGRVVGYRLTDERSGGTLVYLPGVQALTPELAAEMQGCQCLLIDGTCWRDDELVRLGLAGKTSREMGHLPIDGPDGSLALLPALGVERTIFVHLNNTNPVLLEDSPERRVVEGSGMEVARDGLEVEV comes from the coding sequence GTGGAGTGGCGCTGGACCGCGGGTCCGGCGCCCTCCGGCGGCCCGGCCGGCGAGGAGACGGAGGGCGTGGTGTTGCTGCGGGTGCTGGGCTCGGCTGCGGGGGGCGGCTCCCCGCAGTGGAACTGCGGGTGCCCGGTGTGCACCGCGGTGCGCTCCGGGGCCGGCCCCGCGCGGACCCAGTCGTCGGTCGCGGTCAGCGCCGACCGCCGGCGCTGGTTCCTGATCAACGCCTCACCCGATGTGCGAACACAGATCGAGGCGTTCCCCGCACTGCACCCGCACGAGGACCGGACGACGCCGCTCGAGGCGGTGTTGCTCACCGATGCCGAGCTGGACCACACGCTCGGCCTGCTGATGTTGCGCGAAGCCCGCGCGGGCCTTTCGTTGTACGCCACGCCCGCGGTGCACAAGACATTGCGGGACGGCTCGGGGCTGTTGCCGGCACTCGAGCGCTACTGCCCGGTGCAGTGGCGGGCGGTGGTCCCCGGCGTGGGCATGTCCCTGGACGGCGGGCTGTCCTGCCGGGCGTTCGACGTGCCCACCACCAAGCGGAGCCGGTTCGGGCCGGGCGAGGACCACGGCCGCGTCGTGGGCTACCGCCTGACCGACGAGCGCAGCGGGGGCACGCTGGTGTACCTGCCGGGAGTGCAGGCGCTCACGCCGGAGCTCGCCGCGGAAATGCAGGGCTGCCAGTGCCTGCTGATCGACGGGACGTGCTGGCGTGACGACGAGCTGGTGCGGCTCGGGCTGGCCGGCAAGACGTCCCGGGAGATGGGGCACCTGCCGATCGACGGGCCCGACGGCAGCCTGGCGCTGCTCCCCGCACTCGGTGTGGAGCGGACGATCTTCGTGCACCTGAACAACACCAATCCGGTCCTGCTGGAGGACTCGCCCGAGCGGCGCGTCGTGGAGGGCAGCGGCATGGAAGTGGCCCGGGACGGCCTCGAGGTGGAGGTGTAG
- the pqqD gene encoding pyrroloquinoline quinone biosynthesis peptide chaperone PqqD, with the protein MHPSTRPDLSTVDRPRLARHVRLSFCRTRQRPILLLPETVVVLNGSGADILGLCDGRHTVAEIVAELGARYRSVPGDEVRRFLTRLVARRWVEAGDG; encoded by the coding sequence ATGCACCCGTCGACCCGACCCGATCTGTCCACAGTGGACCGGCCGAGGCTGGCCCGCCACGTCCGGTTGTCCTTTTGCCGGACCAGGCAGCGTCCGATCCTGCTGCTCCCCGAGACGGTGGTGGTGCTCAACGGCAGCGGCGCGGACATCCTCGGACTGTGCGACGGTCGGCACACGGTGGCCGAGATCGTCGCCGAGCTGGGCGCACGCTACCGGAGCGTCCCCGGCGACGAGGTGCGGCGGTTCCTGACGCGGCTCGTCGCCCGGCGCTGGGTGGAGGCCGGCGATGGATAG
- the pqqC gene encoding pyrroloquinoline-quinone synthase PqqC: protein MTATSGTTRTDADGFVEALRAHSRRYHDRHPFHVRMNAGRLSRRQIQGWVANRFYYQENIPRKDAAILANCPDIEVRRRWIRRIVNHDGRRPGEGGVEAWLRLAEAAGLTREEVQDHRHLVPGVRFAVDAYVDFARTRPWVEAVASSLTELFAPDLMAERLAAFERWYSWIEPAGLAYFRARLEEAPRDCEHALEVVTAYCRSPESRARAVDALSFKCDVLWSLMDAIDQAYPE from the coding sequence GTGACGGCGACGAGCGGGACGACGAGAACCGATGCCGACGGCTTCGTCGAGGCGTTGCGGGCCCATTCGCGGCGCTACCACGACCGGCACCCGTTCCACGTCCGGATGAACGCCGGCCGCCTGAGCCGCAGGCAGATCCAGGGCTGGGTGGCGAACCGCTTCTACTACCAGGAGAACATCCCGCGCAAGGACGCGGCGATCCTCGCCAACTGCCCTGACATCGAGGTCCGGCGGCGCTGGATCCGGCGGATCGTCAACCACGACGGCCGGCGCCCCGGGGAGGGCGGCGTCGAGGCGTGGCTGCGCCTCGCCGAGGCCGCCGGACTGACCCGCGAAGAGGTCCAGGACCACCGGCACCTGGTCCCCGGCGTGCGGTTCGCGGTCGACGCCTACGTGGATTTCGCCCGGACCCGCCCGTGGGTGGAGGCGGTGGCCTCCTCGCTCACCGAGCTGTTCGCACCGGACCTGATGGCGGAGCGGCTGGCCGCGTTCGAGCGGTGGTACTCCTGGATCGAGCCTGCGGGCCTCGCCTATTTCCGGGCCCGTCTGGAGGAGGCCCCCCGCGACTGCGAGCACGCTCTCGAGGTGGTCACCGCGTACTGCCGGTCACCGGAATCCCGGGCGCGTGCCGTCGATGCGTTGTCGTTCAAGTGCGATGTCCTGTGGAGCCTGATGGACGCCATCGACCAGGCCTATCCGGAGTGA